GTCTTGGATAGCGCGCTGTAACGGTCAAAGTGTTTTTGGAGACGCTTGCACCAGCGGTGCAAACCTCAAAAACTGCTTTTGGGCTCTTGCACCGATGGTGCAAGCCGTAAAAAGTACTTTTTAGTCGTTGCACCGCTGGTGCAAGCATTTCTAAAAACGTTTTGGCCCTCGCGTGGCTTCCGTAGAAGTTCTTTGCTTACATCGAACTCACGTGTATTTATATAGAGAGATACAATGGTATGACCATAGAGTTTTGTGCTATCAACAAGCCCGAAGATTGGATGGAGATGGTTGCCGAACAATTTGGCACATCGGTGACGAATAACGGTTTTACCGTTCCGGCTTCAGTGGGTCGCGGATTTTTCAAACAATATTATCCGTTGCCGTGGCTCACATTGACCTATATCAGTTTCATGTCATACGAACCGATGACAATGGTGCGTCGCTCGGTAGAAAACTCAAAATGGATTCCCGTGATGTTCTATGTTAACGAGTACAAACACGAGCAGATTATCGGCACAAGCACGAAAACGGTCGGGGTGGACACGCTCGACGGTATCTTTATGCCTTCGAGCAATATTCCTACGGAATGGACATTCGATCCTAAGCGGAAGTACGAAAATATCACATTGACTTTCAACAAGGATTGGATAGAGCGAATAGATGCGGCTCACGAAACCTACATCAGTAGGTTGTTCCAGTCAGACAAGTCTTTTTATCTGTTTGAGACCATTACGCCGGCCATGCAGCAGACACTATACGGTATCAAGTCAATAGTTGAAAACAATGCGCCTCTCTCCCTGCTCCATCTGCATGGAAAAGCAATAGAGCTACTGACAATGTTTCTCGAAAAACTCGAAAGGCGTTCTGAAGTAAAACCTTTTGCCAACTTGAATTTACACGATGTGGAGTCTGTATTCCGTATCCGACGTCTGATTTTGCGGAATTTGAACAACGCACCGAGTCTCTCTGAATTGGCACGTGAGGCCAATATGAGCAGTTCCAAATTACAGAAGTGTTTTAAGCAGGTCATCGGTAGCGCGATTGCCGAATATGCCCTATCTGAAAAGATGGAATGGGCAAAACGACTGTTGTCCACTCGCCTTTATTCTGTATCCGAGGTGGGGTATGAAATCGGATACACCAATCTTAGCCACTTCACGAAGGCCTTCCACAAGCATCACAAGATAAAGCCAAAGCAATACCTCGACTCTTTGTAAGTTGGATCAAAGTCGAGCAGACAATTTCTGGTTGTATAGCGACTACACCCCAATTCCTCTTCTTTCACTGTATTACCCCCGTTGTAGTCATGTAGTAAGATCTATTCGATGAAAGAGAAAAAGCATACCGCATCACGTTGGAACAGCCGTGCGGGGATCACGCTAACGCTGCTTGTTGCTTCCGAATCAACTCGTCCATGTCCTCCGAGATCTTTTTGTCCGTCACCTGCGCATAGATCTGCGTGCTGGATATGGACGCGTGCCCCATCATCTTGGCGATGCTCTCTATCGGGATACCAGCACTGAG
The sequence above is drawn from the Tannerella serpentiformis genome and encodes:
- a CDS encoding helix-turn-helix domain-containing protein — encoded protein: MTIEFCAINKPEDWMEMVAEQFGTSVTNNGFTVPASVGRGFFKQYYPLPWLTLTYISFMSYEPMTMVRRSVENSKWIPVMFYVNEYKHEQIIGTSTKTVGVDTLDGIFMPSSNIPTEWTFDPKRKYENITLTFNKDWIERIDAAHETYISRLFQSDKSFYLFETITPAMQQTLYGIKSIVENNAPLSLLHLHGKAIELLTMFLEKLERRSEVKPFANLNLHDVESVFRIRRLILRNLNNAPSLSELAREANMSSSKLQKCFKQVIGSAIAEYALSEKMEWAKRLLSTRLYSVSEVGYEIGYTNLSHFTKAFHKHHKIKPKQYLDSL